The DNA window CGTCGCGGGTACAGATGACGTGGCCGTCCCAGGAGTACTCGATCTCGTCGGGGTCGCGCCCGACCGTCTCGCAGTGGTCCTCGATCACCCCGATCTTGTGCTCGAGGGTGTCGACGTCGCCGTTGAAGACGTCGGTGTTCCAGACGTCGGCGTGTTTGGCGACGAGTTTCAGCGTCACCTGTTCGCCCTGGCCGCCGACCAGAATCGGCGGGTGCGGGTCCTGCACGGGGCCGGGATCGCAGTAGGCGTCCTCGATCTGGTAGCGCTCGCCCTCGAAGGTCGCGCCCTCGCCGGTGTCGGTCGCCCACATTTCCTTCATCAGCCGGATGCCCTCGTCGAGGCGCATCAACCGCTCGAAGCCGTCGCGGTACTCCCAGCCGTAGGCGTCGTACTCGGGTTCGTGCCAGCCCGCGCCGAGGCCGAGCTCGAGGCGACCCTCCGAGATGACGTCGAGCGTCGCGGCCATCTTCGCGACTAAGGCGGGGTTGCGGTAGTCGTTACAGAGCACGAGCGACCCGAGGTTGATGTCGTCGGTGAAGCCGGCCATCGCCGACAGCAGCGTCCAGACCTCGTACTCGGCGTGGTCGCGCCCCAGCATGAGGTGGTCGGGCGCCCACGCGGCGTCGAAGCCCAGTTCCTCGGCTTTCAGGATGCCCTCCTTCGTCGTCTCCCAGTCCAGTCGCTCGTACCGGGGCGTGTCGCGGTGGACCGGCTCGTCGTCGCCCTCATCGGGGGCGCCGGCGAACACCGGCACGTTGTACTCGAATGTAATGTCTTCGGACATGGTTCACTCGACGGCGAAGTGTTCCAGTGCTTCGTGGTTCAGCTTCGTGCTGACGCCGGGCTCGTCGGGGATCGGAATCGACCCGTTTTCGGGCGAGGGCGGATTCTCGAAGATCGCGTCGGCGTAGGTCGACTCTTTCTCCTCCTGCTGTTCTTCGAACCACTCCGGCATCGGGAAGTACTCCGCCATCGGCATGTTCGTGTGCGCCGCGATGGCGTGTAGCGTCGGATTCGTGCCGGCGTGGGGAATCACGGGGACGTCGTGAACCTCGGCCATATCGGCGACCTTCATCATCTCGGTGATGCCGCCGACCCGACCGACGTCGGGCTGGAGGATGTCGACGGCCTCCGCCTCGAGGAGGTCCTCGTGGCCCCAGCGAGTGAACTCGTGCTCGCCGCCGGAGATCGGCATTGGCGCGGCCTCGCGAACCTCGGCGTAGCCGTCGATGTCGTCGGCGATGACCGGCTCTTCGACCCACGCCATGTCGTAGGGCTCGAGGCGGTCGAGCATCTTCTTGGCGTAGCGGACCGACCAGCCCATGTAGGCGTCGGCCGCGATTTCGATCTCGTCGCCGACGGCGTCGCGGACCGTCTTGACGATCTCTTCGTTTTTCTTCATCCCCGAGCGGCCGGCCTCGGGGCCGTGGAGGAAGCGCAGCTTCATCGCGTCGAAGCCCTCCTCGGCGTACTGGACGGCCTCGCGCTCGAGTTTCTCCATGTCGACGGGGTGGAGGTTCGACGCATAGGCGGGAATTTCGTCTTTGGTGGGACCGCCGAGCAGTTCGTACACCGGCTTGCCGGCTTCCTTGCCCGCGATGTCCCAGAGGGCCTGATCGACCGCGCTGATGGCCATGACGGCGACGCCCTTCCGACCGAACGGCAGCGTCGCGCGGTACATCTGTTCCCAGAGTTTCTCGCGCCGGGTGGGATCTTCGCCCATCACGATCTTCGAGAGCGTCTCCTCGACGACGGTGGCGATGGCGCCGCTTCCCCAGTTCCCGACGCCGACGCCGGTGATGCCGGCGTCCGTCTCGATCTCGACGACGACGTCACCCACGGGCCCCATCCACTTGCGGCGGGCCTGCGGGTTCTCGCCGTCGACGTTCCGATACTCCTCGTACTTCGACATAATCGTCACGAGCGGGAACTCGATAAACTCGCCCCACGACTCGTTGCTGATCTTGGTTGCACTGACGTCTGTGATTTCCATCGTCTTTCCTCGTAGGTGCCACTGCTTTCGGCAACGATAAAATCCTTTCCACTGCTCGGATCTCGCCGCCGTTTGTGTTTGTCTGTCAGCTTCGTTTGCGCGCTCATCCCCACGTCGGCCGCTCGAGTGCAATCGATCACGCGAGGACTGACTCCTCTTAACGGCCGTCCTCGTTATATCCAGTACGCTATCGAACCCGGTGCCCTCTGTGATCGATCCCGCATTGCCTTCCGAAGAGCGTAAAGTTATATGTGGCTGGGTTACAAACCACCAGTAGCTCGACCAGAGCGAGAGGTAACTCCAGCATGAAGGCTATAGTTCACACCGGACCCAGATCTATCGAAATCCGCGAACGAGAGAAACCGACGGTTGCCGCCGACGAAGTGCTCGTTCAAGTCAACTCCGCAGGCCTGTGCGGCAGCGATGCCCACGCCTATACGTACGAAGACGGCTATGAATGGATCCCGTTGCCCCGCATCATGGGCCACGAATACTCCGGCGAAGTCGTCGAGGTCGGCGAGGACGTCACCGATTTCGACGTTGGCGATCACGTCGTCGAAGAACCGATCCACGACTGCGGCTCGTGTTTTCAGTGCAAGAACGGCCAGCCCAACGTCTGCCGGAACTTCGAGATCACGGGGATGCACAACGACGGCGCGTACACCGAGTACACGACCGTCAAACCCAAAGACCTGCACCACATCCCCGACAGCGTCCCGCTCAGACAGGCGAGCATCACCGAACCGCTGAGCATCGCGACGCGAGCGGTATTTGACCAGTCGACCGTCACACCCGGCGATCTCGTCCTCGTCGAGGGCCCCGGCCCGATCGGCGTCCTCGTTGCGGCCGTCGCCGACTCGCTGGGCGCGAACGTCGTCGTTTCGGGGCTCGGCAAGGACACCGAGTACCGCCTGCCGCTCGTCGAACGGCTCGGCGTCGACACGATCGACGTCGAAAACGGCGATCTCGAGGCGTTCGTCGAGTCGCAGGCCGACGGCGGCGGCTTCGACGTCGTCTTCGATACGACCGGCCACAAGAGCGGCGTCGAGATGGGCGTCGAGCACGTCCGCAAGGGCGGCCAGGTTGTCGTCGTCGGATTGCCCGGCGCACCGAGCGAACTGTTCATGACGCCGGTCGTCCGCGGCGAAGTCATGGTGAACACGTCCTACGGATCGACCTGGCGGAACTTCGAACAAGCAATCCGTCTTCTGGACGGCGGCGAGATCGACGCCGACGAAATCATCGACACCTCCTACAGCATCGAGGACCCAACCGCAGCGTTCGATGCGTTCCTCGAGTCCGAGACCTGCAAACCGGTCTTCTCGTTCGCAGACCTATGAGCGGCCATCAAGCGGTGCGATCGCTGTAGCGCCGGCTGCGAGCCGGGATATCGACGCCGTTCGGCATCAATCTCGAGCCGTTTTGCGACACAACGTTTAGTAGCGCTCGACGCGTCGCATTTCGTATACGATGGTGCTGGATACCCATACGCACGCGTGGACGCGACCGAGCCGAGACCACCCCTGGGTCAACGGCCCGCTCGTGGAGACGGTCGACGACTTTTCAGTCGACACCGTCTACGACGCCGACGCGCTGCACGCGGACATGGAGGCGATCGGCGTCGACGAGGCCGTCGTCGTCGGCTACCCGATCTGCGAGTGGACCGACAACCGCTACACGCTCGAGTGCGCCGAGCAGTACGACGACCTCTACGGGATCGTCATGCTGGACCAGTTCGCCGACGACGCGGCCGCACAACTGCGCTCGTGCATGGCGACCGACGGCATCCTCGGCTTCCGACTCGGCGCGATCTGTCCCTACGATCGGATGTGGGAGACGTTCGATCCGGACGTGGACTGGCTGCGCGACGCCATCGACGAGCCCGAGTTCTGGGACGCGGCCCGCGACACCGACGCCCTGGTGCAGATTCTCGCCCACTACGACCAGCTGGATCAGGTTGTCGACCTGATCGAGACGTACCCCGACCTCAGTTACGCGCTCGATCACTTCTGTCACGCCGGTCCCGACACCGATCCCGACGAGGTGTTCGCACCCCTCGAGCCGCTGGCCGCCGACGAGTACGACGTCGCCGTGAAAATTTCGGAGATCGTCCACCGCTCCGAGGAGGGCTTCCCCTACGCCGACATGCACGATCACGTCCGCTGGCTGCTCGAGACGTTCGGGCGCGAACGGGTCGTCTGGGGCTCGGACTTCCCGAACGTCAGCGACGAAGCGAGCTACGAGGAAAGTCTGCAGTGGCTCGAGCACGTCGACGGCCTCTCGCAAAAAGACCGGGAGTGGCTCACCGAGCGGTCGTTCAAGGACCTGGCGGGGATCTGACCGCTATCCGTTCACCGAATCGGTACCGCGTTACTCTTCCGTGCCGACGACCGGATTCTCGAGCGTCCCGATACCCTCGATTTCGGCTTCGACGGTGTCGCCCGGCGAGAGGAGTTCGGGCGGGTCGCGGAAGATACCGACGCCGCCGGGCGTGCCGGTCGAGATGACCGTCCCCGGCCGCAGCGTCGTGAAGTTGCTGATGTACTCGATAACCTCGCCGACGTCGAAGATGAACTCCGCGGTCGTCGACTCCTGTTTGACCTCGCCGTTGAGACGCAGTTCGACCTCGAGATCGTTGGGGTCGACGGCGTCGGGGCTCGTCAGCGCGGGCCCCATCGGCGCGAACGTGTCGTAGCTCTTCCCGCGGAAGAACTGGCCGTCCTCGAACTGGGCGTCGCGCGCGCTGACGTCGTCGATGACCGTGTAGCCCGCGACGTACTCCTCGGCCTCCTCGGCCGACACCTCGCAGGCGGTGCGGCCGATGACGATGCCGAGTTCGACTTCGTAGTCGACCTGCTCGACGTCGTCGGGGTGGACGATCGGGGCCTCGGGATCGGTGACCGTCGACGGCGACTTCGCGAACAGCATCGGCTTCTCGGGGATCTCCTCGTCCTGCTCCTCAGCGTGGTCGTGGTAGTTCAGCCCGACGCAGATGATCTGGTCGACTGCCGACGACGGCACCGGTGCGAGGCGGTCCTCGGGGTCGTCGATTTCCGGGAGCTCGCCCGTCTCGACGGCGCGACGGACGCGTCGTCGGTACCCCGGCGACGCGAGTTCCTCGAGTGTTGGCTCGCCGAACCGGGTCAGATCGTACGTCTGGTCGTCTACGGTTACGCCCCAACGGACGCTACCGTCGGTCGCGAATCGAACGAATTGCATCGTCTCGAACTTTCCAGCCTGAATCTTGAATCTTTCTCTCGCACGGCGCCGCCGACGGTTCATCGACAGATCACTTCAGCCAGTGGTACCCGGTTAACAGGATGAACAATTATACTGTTTGACCTGAAACGGTATGGTATGTCCTATCAGGTAGCGGTGATTGGAACTGGAACGGAACCGGACGACCCCGGACGCGACGGGTACGCCATGGCGTACCACCACGCGGAAGGGTACGAAAAACACGATCGGTGCGAGCTCGTCGCCTGCGCCGATATCGTCCCCGAAAACGCGGAAGCGTTCGCCGCCGAGTACGGGATCGCCGACGAGAACGTCTTCGAGGATTACGAGGTCATGCTCGAGACGGTCGACCCTGACATCGTCTCGCTGTGCGTTCCGCCGGTGATCCACGCGTCGATCGCGATCGACTGTTGCCGCGCGGGCGTCGACGCGATCCACTGCGAGAAGCCGATGGCCCAGACCTACGGCGGCGCGCGCATGATGACCCAGGAGGCCGCCCGCCACGACGTCCAATTGACGTTCAATCACCAGCGTCGGTTCAGCGACGCCGTCCGCACCGCGAAACAGCTGCTCGACGACGGCGAGATCGGCGAGCTAGAGCGCGTCGAGTTCTCCGCGCCGGTCGGCATCTTCGACTACGGGAGCCACTCGTTCGACCTCTGTAACTACTTCAACGACGAGGTACCCGCCGAGTGGGTGCTCGGGCAGATCGACTACAGCGAGGAGAACGTCGTCTTTGGGTCGCACAACGAGACCCAGGCCGTCGTCATGTGGGAGTACGAAAACGGCGTCCACGGGCTCGGCACGAGCGACGCTACCGGCGACGGTGGCCCGACGAGCGCCGTCGAGTGTCACAACCGACTGATCGGTACCGAGGGAACGATCGAACTCGGCCCCGAGGGCGACGAGGACGAGGATCTCCCCGTACTGCGCATCCGCCGCGCCGGCGACGACGAGTGGGAGGCCGTCGAGACCGAGGACGGCCTCCACAGCTGGGAGTTCATCGACCGCGCCATCGCCGAGAACGTCCGCTGTCTCGAGGAGGACGAGGAACCGGAACTCAGCGCGGAAAACGCCCTGAACGCGACCGAACTGATCTTCGGGACGTGGGAATCGGCTCGCAAGCGCGGCCGGGTCGACCTGCCGCTCGAGATCGACGACAACCCGCTCGATGCGATGGTCGAGTCCGGCGAACTGAATCCCGAACCGATGGACGAGGAGGCCGAATAGATGGCCCGGATCTCGATCTGCGTCGAGATGGTCTACGACGACGAGCCGTTCGTCGACCGCATCTCGCGGGCCGCCGAAGCCGGCGCCGACGCCGTCGAGTTCTGGGACTGGCGAGAGAAAGATCTCGAGGCGATCGTCGACACCGCCGAGGTGAGCGATATTCCGATCGCTGGCTTCGTCGCCGGCGGGACGCTCACCGATCCCGACGCGGCTGACGACGCCGTCGAAACGATCCGGGAATCGATCGCGACCGCCGCCGAGTACGATGTCCCGACGCTAATCGTCACGACCGGACAGGACCAGGACGGACTGGACCGCGACACGCAGTACGACAATATCGTGGACGTGCTCTCCCGCGTCGCCCCCGACGCTGAGGAAGCCGATGTGACGCTCGTCCTCGAACCGCTGAACACCGCCGTCGACCACCCGGGCTACTTCCTCGAGACGTCGGCCGAGGGGTTCGACATCGTCGACGACGTCGGCTCGCCGAACGTACAACTGCTGTACGACGTCTACCACCAGCAGGTCACCGAAGGGAACGTCATTCAGACGATCACCGACAACGTCGACCGGATCGGCCACGTCCACATCGCGGACGTGCCCGGCCGACACGAACCCGGGACGGGAGAACTCGACTACGAGACGATCATCGGAGCGATCGACGAGGCCGGCTACGACGGCTACGTCGGCTGCGAGTTCTCGCCGACCGGCGACGCCGACGCGGCGGTCGAGACCGTCCTCGAGTGGCGGTAGCAGCCTGCGACGGCGGGGAGCGGCCATCACCGATCGTCCGGTATCCGTCACCTGCGATCGACGGTCTGACCGACCTGAACACCAACGCTTTTGTGCGTCAGCACCAGTCACGGTACCATGCACCACCTCGGTAGTACAGCGACGACTGCGTCGGACGCGCGAACGGACGTCACGATCGGCTACGTCGGCGGCGGCAGTCAGGGCTGGGCGCACACGTTCATCAACGACTTGCTCCAGTGTCCGGACGTCTCGGGGCAGGTCAGACTCTACGACGTCGATTACGAGGCCGCCCAGCGCAACGCCGAACTCGGAAACGCGCTGACGACCCGCAAGGAGGCCGTCGGCGACTGGACGTTCGAGGCCGCCGAAACGCTCGCGGCGGCGCTCGAGGACGCCGACTTCGTGATCTGCTCGACGCAGGATCCGCCCGAGGAGACGTTCGTTCACGACATCGACGTCCCTCAGGAGTACGGTATCTACCAGACGGTCGCCGACACCTGCGGGCCGGGCGGTGCGGTCCGCGCGCTGCGGTCGATTCCGCAGTACCGCGAGATCGCGGCGACGGTTCGCGAGCGGTGTCCCGACGCCTGGGTGTTCAACTACACGAACCCGATGACCGTCTGCACCCGAGCGCTCTACGAGGAGTACCCCGACATCAACGCCATCGGCCTCTGTCACGAAGTGTTCCATATCCAAATGCTCCTCGCCGAAATCGCCGAGAAGTACATCGACGGTGCCGACGACGTCTCCGGCAGCGAGATCGACGTCACCGTCAAGGGCATCAACCACTTCACGTGGATCGACGAGGCCTACTGGCGCGATCACGACGTCTTCCAATATCTCGACGCGGAACTCGAGGAGCGCAAGCCGCTCCCGAGTTTCGAGCCCGGCGACCTCGCGGACGCGGATTACTGGATCAACCACCACGAAGTTGCGTTCGACCTCTACGACAAGTTCGGTCTCTTAGGCGCCGCCGGCGACCGCCACCTCGTGGAGTTCGTCCCGTGGTACCTCTCGATCGACGACCCCGAGGAGATCCAGCGCTGGGGGCTCCGCTTGACGCCCAGTTCCGCCCGCGTCAGCGACAGCGACGGACCGGCGAAGATGGACCAGTACCTGACTGATCCGGACGAGTTCGAGTTCACAGAGACCGGCGAGGAAGCCGTCGACATCATCCGCGCACTGTGCGGCCTCGAGCCGCTGAAGACCAACGTCAACTACCCCAACGTCGGCCAGACGCCGGACCTGCCCGACGGTGCGGTCGTCGAGACGAACGTCCTCATCACCGGGACCGGCGTGAAGCCGATCACCGCCGGCACGCTCCCCCGCGAAGTCCGGAACATGGTCACGACCGCGATTCACAACCAGGAAACGCTCGTCGAAGCCGGCTTCGCCGGCGATCTCGATCTCGCGTTCGAGGCGTTCCTCAACGAGCCGCTCGTGACGCTCCCTCGCGAGGAAGCACAGGAGCTGTTCGCCGAACTGATCGAGATCGAGCGCGACTACTTCGAGTCGTACGATCTCGAGAACGCGGCCGTCCTCGAAAACTGAGGCGGTCGCTGATTACCGTCCCGTTTTTATCGATAAATCGGCGAGAACGGAACCGAGCATCGAACCGCCGGTCGCCTGCGCGCTCCTCGAGCGACGCGGTCTACGGAGACCGGCGTAGTGTCTGCCCGACTCCCGTCCCGAGGTTCGTGGTGGTGGGTGTGACTACGCGACTCCGATCGGTTAGTCGCCGTCGGGGTCGATAAACGCGAACAGCTGGTTCTCCGCGCCGGTCACGTTCCAGTGGCGGATGTCCGCGCCCGGATCGGGATCACGTTCCCAGACGTCGGCCGCGAGGTTAGCGTGGGTCGGCTCGAGCGTGTAGCCCGTGCCGCTCTCGGGCACCGCCGCAAACTTCTGGTAGTCGGCGCCCTCCCACTGGCCGAGCTCGAGGTTCGTGCCGGTGTCGGTACCGCCGTCGGCGGCCTCCAGCACGAGGTCCTCGTTGTCAGCCGCGGCGATGCGGTAGATACCGTCTTCGAGTTCGATCACCCTCCACGTTTGTCCGCTGGCCTCGCCCACGGTGTCGTTGTAGACGTTCGCCCCGTCGGCGAGTTCGCCGTCGGCGCTCATCACGATGTCGTCGCTGTTGAGCTGGGAGGTTAGACGGTAGGTGCCCTCCGTGAGGTCGACCGTGATCGTCTCGGAGTACGATGTCGTACAACCGCTTTCGGCGGTGGCGTTCAGCGTGACGGTGTACTCGCCGGGACCGTCGTAGCTATGCGTAGCTGACCACCCCGTCGCAGTCGTGCCGTCGCCGAACTCCCACGTCAGGGTGTCGATCGACTCCTCGTCGCCGGAGACGTCCTCCGCCTCGAAGTCGATGGACTCGCCCACGTCGACGCGGGTCGCACTCGGCACGGCCCGCGCTAGCGGCTCCGCTTCGGTGATCGTGATCGTCTCAAAGTCGGTCGTCGTCTCCCCGTTCTTGGCCGTCACGGTCAGCTTGACGGGATACGTCCCCAGTTCGTCGTAGGTGTGACTGACCGACCATCCCGTCGCAGTCGTGTCGTCGCCGAACTCCCACGTCAGGGAACGGACCTTGTTGCCGTTACCCGTCAGGTCGACCGCTTCGAATTCGATCTGGTCGCAGGGAGTCGCGTCGGTTTCGCTCGCGGATATCTCGGCGAGTCGGTCGTGTCCCGCGGGCTCGAACGAGGTCATGATGTTAGGTTTCGGCGGATCGTCCATCCCGTGGCCGAGGAAGAAACTGGGCCACGGCGGCTGGTTGTAGCCCACGTTCTGCCGGGCGATACCGGTCCGGTACTGCGGGTCGTGCAACAGCGTATACAGCCGTGTATCCGTCTCGTGGGGCGTCGCGTACAGACGCAGGTGGCTGCTGTCCTCGGCCCGCCAGATGACCTCCTCGCGCCAGTCACCGAGAATGTCCCCCGACAGACACGGGTTGCCCTTCGAGGAGTTGTTCGAGCGCGTTCCCTCGAAGGATTTCAATAGGTCGAGTTCTTCGGTCTCCGGGTTCCACTTCTTGATCCAGCCGACCCCGTATCCCTCGTCCCAGCCGAGGAAGTCGTGATCGAGCAGTTCGCGGTGCAGATCGCCGGTCCACCAGATAGCCGAGTTGATGGAATTGATGGGTGTTTCGCTGATCTGCTCACCGCGAGCGCTGTACGTCCCCACTCCGTCGCTGGAGAGCGGTTCGCCGCCCCACGCTTCCGCGCCGGAGTATCTCGGATCGATGTCCGCGACCAGCGCTCTGCCAACGTCCTCACCGTTCCTGACGGCCCAGATATACTCGCCGGTCTCGGCATCACGCATCGAGAGACTCGGTTCCCCCTCAGGCGGATACTCGGCGGGGACCAAGATTTCCAGGCCCTCCCGATCCGGGAGGAAATCGCCGCAGTGCTGGGCGTCGGGGTTGGCCATCGTCGTCGTGTGCAGGCCGGTGCCGTCGTGGTCGATGACCGCCCCGCCGAAGACGATCTCGTCCTTCCCGTCGCCGTCGACGTCCGCGGTGGCCAGGCTGTGTGCGCCCTTGCCCTCGTAGTCCTCGTTCCCGTCTTCGCTGTCGAAGAGCCAGCGTAACTCGAGGTCGCCTTGCCGGAAGTCCCACGCGGCGAGCATCGTCTTTTCGTAGTAGCCCCGCGTGAATACGATGCTCGGTCGCTCGCCGTCGAGGTAGGCAGTCCCCGCGAGGAACCGGTCGACTCGGTTCCCGTAGCAGTCGCCCCACTGGCAGGGGTCGCCCCGCGCGGGCTGGAACTCCTCCGTCGCGAGTTCCTCCCCGGTCTCACCGTCGAAGACGGTGAGATACTCCGGCCCCTCGAGAACGTAGCCGTCGTCGTTCGTCCAGTCGGCGTCCGGGTCGCCGATGACGTTGCCGACCCCGTCTTCAGTCCCGTCGGCCGTCCGAACCACGAACTCCGACTTGCCGTCCCCGTCGAAGTCGTACACTAAGAACTGCGTGTAGTGCGCGCCGGCCCGGACGTTCTGGCCGAGGTTGATCCGCCAGAGGTGCTCTCCCTCTATCGTATACGCGTCGAACAGGACGTCGCTCGTGTGCCCCGACTGGGAGGGGTCCTTCTGGTTCGACGGGGTCCACTTCTGGACGATGTCGAGCGTGCCGTCGCCCGTAAGGTCGGCCACGCTCGCGTCGTTGGCGTGGTACGTGACCGTCTCGCCGTCCTCGCCCTCGACGGGATCGGGCTTGTTCAGCGGGATTTCCTTGTACTGTTCGTCCCAAACCTCGACGGACTCCGACATCCCGGGTTTCCGGTCGCCGTCCTTCCTGCCGCTGGCCCGACCGTTGCCGACCGCTCGAACCGCGTACGTCGAGTCCGTCGTTCCGTCGGGATCGAAGTAGTTCGTACTCTCGGTGATCGGTTTGTTGTTCAGTCGCTCGCCGTCGCGATACACGTGGAACCCCAGATCGCGGGGCTCGGTTCCGAGGAGTCGCCAGCGGACGAGTACCCCGTCGCCGGACGGCACGGCCACGAGGCCGCGGTCGAGGGCCTCTGCCTGTCGTTTCGAGCCGTGCTTTTGCTTGCCGTTTCCGCGGGCGTTACCCTGACCGTGGGACGCCGTGGCCACGCCGGAGACGACCGCCGCCGTCGATCCGGCTGCCATCCCGCTTAGGATCTCGCGTCGATACCGTTGGCTGCTCATATCGCTCGTATTTGGATCTGTCACTGTCTCTCACACCGCACATTCTCCGACCACAGCATGTAATATAAAAATTATGTAGGTGAGCTAAGATTAGCGTCGATTACGACAGAATCGATACTGATTGGGTCATGCAGCACCCGTTGCAACGTCGAACTCACCGCGTACGGTCGTCATTTCACCGACTCGAGCGGCGGGAGTTCGTGTCGTCTCGCTTCCGGTCGCCCTGTCGTTATTCGTCGAGTCCCGCTCGAGGCCGGCTCTCGATCTCGAGTAGCTGCGACCCGGCAAGATGAAGGGGACGACATGGTGCTCCGAAACAGATAACACGGTTCACGATAACATGGGTGTATGGCCACCGATACTGGCGACGATACGCAAGCGAGTCGTCTCGACCGGGCTGGATCAGCCGAGACATCGATTCTCGGTCCGCTCCAAGATTCGTACGCACTACAGACTGCTGCTGTCGGACTTATCGTTACCGTCATCGCATTTATCGTCAACACTGGCATCTGGCCCGCGATCTTGGGCATCTGGGGTATTGCACTCGTTCTCCTCGGTGTCGCAATCCACGTTGGAGTGACGCTCTCACAGCGGGGTACTCGCGGCTGATTCTGGCTGAAGCATTGGATTGTCGCCGTCCGTTTTACAGCAGACAACCGTCATCCGCGATACAGAGAAAACGAAGAGTCGTTGACGGCGATCAGTCAGCGTTGCCTGTCCCTTCCGCGGTCGGTGGGTCGTCCGCGATCGGCTCGCTGTCCCAGTACTCGTGGTTCTCGAGCGCGCGGAAGCAGGCGGTGTGCTGGACGCCGTCCTCGTCGGTACAGTCGATCATCTCCGGTTTCTCCGTCTTACAGACCTCCCGGGCCTTCGGACACCGCGTGTGGTAGCGACAGCCCGAGGGCATGTTCGTCTGGTCGGGAACGTCGATCGTCCGCATCGGGTTCTCGTC is part of the Halopiger aswanensis genome and encodes:
- a CDS encoding family 4 glycosyl hydrolase, with protein sequence MHHLGSTATTASDARTDVTIGYVGGGSQGWAHTFINDLLQCPDVSGQVRLYDVDYEAAQRNAELGNALTTRKEAVGDWTFEAAETLAAALEDADFVICSTQDPPEETFVHDIDVPQEYGIYQTVADTCGPGGAVRALRSIPQYREIAATVRERCPDAWVFNYTNPMTVCTRALYEEYPDINAIGLCHEVFHIQMLLAEIAEKYIDGADDVSGSEIDVTVKGINHFTWIDEAYWRDHDVFQYLDAELEERKPLPSFEPGDLADADYWINHHEVAFDLYDKFGLLGAAGDRHLVEFVPWYLSIDDPEEIQRWGLRLTPSSARVSDSDGPAKMDQYLTDPDEFEFTETGEEAVDIIRALCGLEPLKTNVNYPNVGQTPDLPDGAVVETNVLITGTGVKPITAGTLPREVRNMVTTAIHNQETLVEAGFAGDLDLAFEAFLNEPLVTLPREEAQELFAELIEIERDYFESYDLENAAVLEN
- a CDS encoding rhamnogalacturonan lyase family protein, coding for MSSQRYRREILSGMAAGSTAAVVSGVATASHGQGNARGNGKQKHGSKRQAEALDRGLVAVPSGDGVLVRWRLLGTEPRDLGFHVYRDGERLNNKPITESTNYFDPDGTTDSTYAVRAVGNGRASGRKDGDRKPGMSESVEVWDEQYKEIPLNKPDPVEGEDGETVTYHANDASVADLTGDGTLDIVQKWTPSNQKDPSQSGHTSDVLFDAYTIEGEHLWRINLGQNVRAGAHYTQFLVYDFDGDGKSEFVVRTADGTEDGVGNVIGDPDADWTNDDGYVLEGPEYLTVFDGETGEELATEEFQPARGDPCQWGDCYGNRVDRFLAGTAYLDGERPSIVFTRGYYEKTMLAAWDFRQGDLELRWLFDSEDGNEDYEGKGAHSLATADVDGDGKDEIVFGGAVIDHDGTGLHTTTMANPDAQHCGDFLPDREGLEILVPAEYPPEGEPSLSMRDAETGEYIWAVRNGEDVGRALVADIDPRYSGAEAWGGEPLSSDGVGTYSARGEQISETPINSINSAIWWTGDLHRELLDHDFLGWDEGYGVGWIKKWNPETEELDLLKSFEGTRSNNSSKGNPCLSGDILGDWREEVIWRAEDSSHLRLYATPHETDTRLYTLLHDPQYRTGIARQNVGYNQPPWPSFFLGHGMDDPPKPNIMTSFEPAGHDRLAEISASETDATPCDQIEFEAVDLTGNGNKVRSLTWEFGDDTTATGWSVSHTYDELGTYPVKLTVTAKNGETTTDFETITITEAEPLARAVPSATRVDVGESIDFEAEDVSGDEESIDTLTWEFGDGTTATGWSATHSYDGPGEYTVTLNATAESGCTTSYSETITVDLTEGTYRLTSQLNSDDIVMSADGELADGANVYNDTVGEASGQTWRVIELEDGIYRIAAADNEDLVLEAADGGTDTGTNLELGQWEGADYQKFAAVPESGTGYTLEPTHANLAADVWERDPDPGADIRHWNVTGAENQLFAFIDPDGD